A single window of Gemmatimonadota bacterium DNA harbors:
- a CDS encoding alkaline phosphatase family protein, whose translation MRGSGFVAFAACAVVVVSAASCSSPEAERPPRSTVVALDGADWRLALPLVRQGKLPVLSALLRAGASGIMLSNPDYSWSPVLWTTIATGRLPERHGVTAFMTSVPGMDRKIPTPSTSRTCRALWNLFSESGRTAGFVGWWVTWPAEEIRGFMVSDHFSVSRFDLGRDFEREVEEPVFQARQTWPEELAAELAPLRVPRDSIGVDDLSRFADLPDGYRFPDRFRKFDKVSEFSIAHSVDRTHHAAGMHLLRRESPELFGVFYEGVDVLQHFLWEDMDPEGAGTAPSVREREIFGETIERYYAFADGMIGELVEAGGSERAVMIVSDHGFQPSTERYEKKGISGEHRRQSFFLFAGPGVRRGVRADSVDAIDITPTILVYHGLPWGEDMDGVPAARLLRDDWRAAHPVRSVPTWETGPWKRPELPEDPATRDLEERIRSLGYIE comes from the coding sequence GTGAGAGGGTCCGGGTTCGTTGCTTTCGCCGCGTGCGCCGTCGTGGTGGTGTCGGCGGCGTCCTGCTCGTCCCCGGAAGCGGAACGCCCGCCCCGGTCCACCGTCGTCGCGCTGGACGGAGCGGACTGGCGGCTCGCGCTCCCTCTCGTGCGGCAGGGCAAGTTGCCGGTGCTGTCGGCACTGCTGCGAGCGGGTGCGTCGGGCATCATGCTCTCCAACCCCGATTACAGCTGGTCTCCGGTTCTCTGGACGACCATCGCCACGGGCCGCCTTCCCGAACGCCACGGCGTCACGGCGTTCATGACGAGCGTCCCCGGAATGGACCGCAAGATCCCGACGCCTTCCACCTCCCGAACCTGCCGCGCCCTATGGAATCTCTTTTCGGAGAGCGGCAGGACTGCGGGCTTCGTGGGCTGGTGGGTAACCTGGCCTGCGGAGGAAATCCGGGGATTCATGGTGTCCGACCACTTCTCCGTGTCCCGATTCGATCTGGGCCGGGACTTCGAGCGAGAGGTGGAAGAGCCGGTCTTCCAGGCCCGACAGACCTGGCCCGAGGAACTGGCGGCGGAACTGGCTCCGCTTCGCGTCCCGCGCGACTCCATCGGGGTCGACGATCTCTCGCGCTTCGCCGATCTTCCCGATGGCTACCGGTTTCCCGACCGCTTCCGGAAGTTCGACAAGGTGAGCGAGTTCTCCATCGCGCACTCCGTGGACCGCACGCATCACGCGGCAGGCATGCATCTGCTTCGCCGGGAGTCTCCCGAACTGTTCGGCGTCTTCTACGAAGGCGTCGATGTCCTTCAGCATTTCCTCTGGGAGGACATGGATCCGGAAGGAGCGGGCACGGCCCCTTCCGTCCGGGAGCGCGAGATATTCGGAGAGACGATCGAACGCTACTACGCCTTCGCGGACGGGATGATCGGTGAACTCGTGGAGGCCGGAGGGAGCGAGCGGGCGGTGATGATCGTGAGTGACCACGGCTTTCAGCCGTCCACGGAACGCTACGAGAAGAAGGGGATCTCCGGGGAGCACCGGCGGCAGTCGTTCTTTCTGTTTGCGGGGCCGGGCGTGCGCCGGGGCGTGCGTGCGGACTCCGTGGACGCCATCGACATCACTCCGACGATTCTGGTGTACCACGGACTTCCCTGGGGCGAGGACATGGACGGAGTGCCGGCCGCACGCCTTCTGCGCGACGACTGGCGTGCCGCGCACCCCGTTCGGTCCGTCCCCACCTGGGAGACCGGACCGTGGAAGCGTCCGGAACTGCCGGAGGATCCCGCGACGCGTGATCTCGAAGAGCGAATCCGATCACTGGGGTACATCGAATGA
- a CDS encoding cytochrome bc complex cytochrome b subunit, giving the protein MSGGEPSRGNGKPSRLYGWIDERFQIGKLVEFAAHKTVPVHHESLWYYFGGVTLFLFMIQVATGILLMLYYKPGAETAFESVRFILSEVEFGWLVRAIHSWSANLMILAAFIHMFSVFFTRAYQKPRELTWVTGMVLLLLGLGFGFSGYLLPWNELAFFATKVGTDIMGVLPVVGTAMLSLLRGGEDVTGATLFRFYGIHVAVLPGLMVMMLFVHLMCVQRQGMSAPQSWESKPPRERKSISFFPSFLLRDALLWLIVLNVLAVLAVVAPFGIGPFEWPLGEKADPFLPAPEGIRPEWYFMFMFQTLKLLPAHVGPIEGELLGVLAFGLAGLLWILIPFLDRSKPGSVGARVVQGIGWCVVIFIVVMTVWGYLT; this is encoded by the coding sequence ATGAGCGGCGGGGAGCCGTCGCGCGGGAACGGCAAGCCTTCCAGACTCTACGGCTGGATCGACGAGCGCTTTCAGATCGGGAAACTGGTGGAGTTCGCGGCCCACAAGACGGTGCCCGTCCATCATGAGTCGCTCTGGTACTACTTCGGCGGTGTCACGCTCTTCCTGTTCATGATCCAGGTCGCGACAGGCATCCTCCTGATGCTCTACTACAAGCCGGGCGCGGAGACCGCGTTTGAAAGCGTGCGGTTCATTCTCTCGGAAGTGGAGTTCGGGTGGCTCGTGCGGGCCATTCACTCCTGGTCCGCCAACCTCATGATTCTGGCCGCATTCATCCATATGTTCAGCGTGTTCTTCACCCGGGCGTATCAGAAACCGCGCGAGTTGACCTGGGTGACGGGGATGGTCCTGCTTCTGCTCGGCCTCGGGTTCGGGTTCAGCGGATACCTCCTCCCGTGGAATGAACTCGCGTTCTTCGCCACCAAAGTCGGCACGGACATCATGGGCGTGCTTCCCGTCGTGGGGACGGCCATGCTCTCGCTGCTTCGTGGCGGAGAAGATGTCACGGGCGCCACGCTCTTCCGCTTCTACGGAATTCATGTGGCGGTTCTTCCCGGGCTCATGGTCATGATGCTGTTCGTCCACCTGATGTGCGTTCAGCGACAGGGGATGAGCGCTCCGCAGTCATGGGAGTCGAAGCCTCCGCGGGAGCGGAAGTCCATCTCGTTCTTCCCCAGTTTCCTGCTGCGCGACGCACTGCTCTGGCTCATCGTTCTCAATGTGCTGGCCGTATTGGCGGTGGTTGCGCCGTTTGGGATCGGCCCCTTTGAGTGGCCGCTGGGGGAGAAGGCGGATCCATTCCTGCCCGCTCCGGAGGGCATCCGCCCGGAGTGGTACTTCATGTTCATGTTTCAGACGCTCAAGCTGCTTCCCGCGCATGTCGGTCCGATCGAAGGGGAGCTTCTCGGAGTGCTGGCCTTCGGTCTGGCCGGGCTTCTCTGGATACTCATTCCCTTCTTGGACCGGTCGAAGCCGGGTTCGGTGGGCGCGCGCGTCGTTCAGGGGATCGGATGGTGCGTGGTGATCTTCATCGTCGTCATGACCGTGTGGGGGTATCTCACATGA
- a CDS encoding Rieske (2Fe-2S) protein: MDQTKHSRRRFLDILLGTGLLGWLGAILYPVARYLVPPPLAEEAVASVIVGKAADFAPDSGRIFRFGRKPGLLVRTPDGDFKAYKATCTHLDCTVQYKQDLGVIWCACHNGKYDLEGRNIAGPPPRPLDALRVDLRDGEVHVSRPA; encoded by the coding sequence GTGGATCAGACGAAACACAGCCGCCGCAGGTTCCTGGACATTCTCCTGGGAACCGGCCTTCTGGGGTGGCTTGGCGCCATCCTGTATCCGGTCGCCCGGTATCTGGTGCCGCCCCCGCTGGCGGAGGAGGCCGTGGCTTCCGTCATCGTGGGGAAGGCGGCGGACTTCGCGCCGGATTCCGGCCGTATTTTCCGTTTTGGGCGCAAGCCCGGGCTTCTGGTTCGAACGCCGGACGGAGACTTCAAGGCGTACAAAGCCACCTGCACCCACCTGGATTGCACGGTGCAGTACAAGCAGGACCTGGGCGTGATCTGGTGCGCCTGCCACAACGGCAAGTACGACCTGGAAGGCAGGAACATCGCGGGTCCGCCGCCGCGGCCTCTGGATGCGCTTCGTGTGGATCTTCGCGATGGCGAGGTCCATGTATCGAGGCCGGCATGA
- a CDS encoding proprotein convertase P-domain-containing protein, with protein MSSPPASLLGMGAAPSGVEVLELPRLDVSALLSEDEAASMTSPGPIRYAEPMDVFVTPSSHGTRETLPTGERLWRLAIRAPGATDLNLGFASCNLPYGATIHVSSRVRDYYQGPYTAEDVTETGELWLPVVPGDECVLEMLVPEKVKAEPRFELTHVGYGYRDLFHLQVPGGRQGWCNNDVICPEGDPWRDEIQSVAVYSTGGSLMCTGSMVNNTNGDFRNYFLTANHCGVTSGNASSLVVYWNYESPSCGALSGGSLSQNQSGATFRARRSDVDFCLVELNSDPNPAYQVYYAGWDNSGSTPGGSVGIHHPNTDEKAISFNTNSLSTGNSCIGSGGSNTHWYVDDWEDGTTEPGSSGSGLWDSGTHSLVGFLSGGLASCSNINYDCYGKFSVAWNGSSSSARLKDWLDPGNTGASSVAGSYPSGIGSLQFVAEASTDACPSSAANVNGIWEPGETITVSVDLRASGGDHTGIQGVLSSSTPGVSVTDGTASWSNMANGTVATSQSPHFTLELDPTIACGTTIALDLSVSSAEGGPWSHSFSGTVGEQLMPSGLPASIPDNSSAGVSTTLDVGSSFTLSDVNVNVSINHSYVGDLKIVLQSPSGTSVTLLDRPGRTTSGYGCSDNDMAVTFDDASGVNLESHCSGTTPWYSGTGAPFASLSAFNGQNVSGTWTLTVSDHAGSDTGSVTSWSLDTTPVLQGACTVCEDTQTGVGEVSQAASGEFLSANRPNPFDGVTEISFHLSGSSTARLDVFDVSGRLVRTLVDGVHKAGSHTARWDGRDSAGRLVSAGVYFYRLEAEGRTEMQRMSVLR; from the coding sequence ATGAGTTCTCCTCCCGCATCTCTTCTCGGGATGGGGGCCGCCCCCTCCGGCGTGGAGGTTCTTGAGCTTCCTCGGTTGGATGTGTCGGCGCTTCTCTCGGAAGACGAGGCCGCTTCGATGACTTCCCCGGGCCCGATCCGCTATGCGGAACCGATGGATGTCTTCGTGACGCCGTCGAGCCACGGCACCCGGGAGACGCTTCCCACCGGCGAGCGCCTCTGGCGGCTTGCCATCCGTGCGCCCGGCGCGACGGATCTGAATCTGGGCTTCGCATCCTGCAATCTCCCGTATGGCGCCACCATTCATGTGAGCAGCCGAGTGCGGGACTACTATCAGGGGCCGTATACGGCGGAAGATGTCACGGAAACCGGCGAACTCTGGTTGCCGGTCGTTCCCGGCGATGAGTGCGTGCTGGAAATGCTGGTGCCGGAGAAGGTCAAGGCCGAGCCGCGATTCGAACTGACTCATGTCGGGTACGGATACCGGGACCTCTTCCATCTTCAGGTGCCCGGCGGGCGGCAGGGCTGGTGCAACAACGATGTGATCTGCCCCGAGGGAGATCCCTGGCGCGATGAAATCCAGAGCGTGGCCGTGTACTCGACCGGCGGCAGCCTCATGTGTACCGGGTCCATGGTGAACAACACCAACGGGGACTTCCGGAACTACTTCCTGACCGCGAACCACTGCGGCGTGACTTCCGGGAACGCATCGAGTCTGGTGGTCTACTGGAACTACGAGTCCCCCAGTTGCGGGGCGCTTTCCGGGGGGTCTCTTTCACAGAACCAGTCGGGGGCCACTTTCCGTGCCCGGCGTTCGGATGTGGACTTCTGCCTTGTGGAGCTGAACTCCGATCCAAACCCGGCCTATCAGGTGTACTACGCCGGGTGGGACAACTCCGGGTCCACCCCGGGCGGGAGCGTCGGCATTCATCATCCGAACACGGACGAGAAAGCCATCAGCTTCAACACGAACTCTCTCTCCACGGGGAACAGCTGCATCGGGAGCGGGGGGTCGAACACTCACTGGTATGTCGATGACTGGGAAGACGGCACCACCGAGCCGGGGTCTTCCGGTTCCGGGCTGTGGGATTCCGGCACGCACTCTCTGGTCGGTTTCCTTTCGGGGGGTCTGGCGTCGTGCAGCAACATCAACTACGACTGCTACGGGAAGTTCTCCGTGGCGTGGAACGGGTCTTCGTCGTCGGCGCGTCTGAAGGACTGGCTGGATCCGGGCAACACCGGCGCATCGAGTGTTGCGGGATCGTATCCGTCCGGCATCGGCAGTCTGCAGTTCGTCGCCGAAGCATCCACCGACGCTTGCCCGTCCAGCGCAGCCAATGTGAACGGGATCTGGGAACCGGGCGAAACGATCACCGTGAGTGTGGACCTTCGCGCATCCGGCGGAGACCACACCGGCATTCAGGGAGTTCTGTCCTCTTCAACACCCGGGGTGAGCGTCACGGACGGAACGGCTTCCTGGTCGAACATGGCGAATGGCACGGTGGCCACCAGCCAATCGCCGCACTTCACGCTGGAGTTGGACCCGACCATCGCCTGCGGGACAACCATCGCGCTGGACCTTTCCGTCAGCAGCGCCGAGGGCGGCCCCTGGTCGCACTCCTTCAGCGGCACTGTGGGAGAGCAGCTCATGCCGTCCGGGCTTCCGGCGTCGATTCCGGACAACAGCTCCGCCGGTGTTTCCACAACGCTGGATGTGGGATCGAGCTTCACGCTGTCGGATGTGAATGTGAATGTCTCGATCAACCACAGCTATGTCGGCGACCTGAAGATCGTGTTGCAGAGCCCTTCCGGGACTTCCGTGACGCTGCTGGATCGCCCGGGACGAACCACTTCCGGATACGGATGCAGCGACAACGACATGGCCGTCACCTTTGACGACGCGTCCGGCGTGAATCTGGAGAGCCACTGCTCCGGTACGACGCCGTGGTACTCGGGGACGGGCGCACCCTTTGCGTCATTGAGTGCGTTCAACGGTCAGAATGTCTCCGGAACCTGGACGCTGACGGTGTCGGATCATGCGGGCAGCGATACCGGAAGCGTGACCAGCTGGTCGCTCGACACGACGCCGGTCCTTCAGGGGGCCTGCACCGTCTGCGAAGACACGCAGACCGGCGTGGGCGAAGTCTCCCAGGCGGCCTCCGGGGAGTTTCTCTCCGCGAACCGCCCGAACCCCTTTGACGGCGTGACGGAAATCTCTTTCCACCTGAGCGGCAGTTCCACGGCACGGCTGGATGTGTTTGATGTGTCCGGGCGCCTCGTGCGGACGCTTGTGGATGGAGTCCACAAGGCCGGGAGCCACACGGCTCGCTGGGACGGGCGGGACTCAGCCGGCCGTCTCGTGTCGGCGGGGGTGTATTTCTACCGGCTGGAAGCGGAGGGCCGGACGGAGATGCAGAGGATGAGCGTTCTTCGGTAA
- a CDS encoding peptide-N-glycosidase F-related protein, which translates to MEPRPARSRFALALLVCLVAVPAAAAPGDTTWVRTFQEDFINWATPHDSSFTFPDDPFAYSQVVLFYTIGCPTSPGDCDPWDRLGYLQVVGDTEMTEIARIVTPYDITGGGGPGTCTWEINVSPYKTLLTGEVTLRNYIESWIGGTRGWLATLDFAFIEGEREYEPYRVANLWQAGHATYGDPDNPVDAAFQPMTIPTDPATAKIKVRVLASGHGQGNTDNCAEFCRKEHSLIAGGDTYSHNLWRTDCSVNPCSPQGGTWTFARAGWCPGADVKPWNVDITSSFTPGQPITLDYDIEPYENFCRPSNPDCVSGSTCADCDYNYTGHTQPHYTIRAQAILYYLRTSVTGAGEQGNAETASGRSMNVNASPNPFSGSTTLTGTVSRPGRVRVTIHDASGRLVRAMSRFQAVPGTLAVPWDGRDTEGTPVAAGTYFARMIADGTGSVAKVVVIR; encoded by the coding sequence ATGGAACCCCGCCCCGCCCGATCCCGGTTTGCGTTGGCCCTTCTCGTCTGTCTGGTGGCCGTCCCTGCTGCGGCCGCACCGGGTGACACCACCTGGGTCCGTACTTTTCAGGAGGACTTCATCAACTGGGCCACCCCCCACGACAGCTCGTTCACCTTCCCCGACGATCCCTTCGCGTATTCGCAAGTGGTGCTCTTCTACACGATCGGCTGCCCGACCTCCCCGGGGGACTGCGACCCGTGGGACCGGCTCGGGTACCTGCAGGTGGTGGGAGACACCGAGATGACGGAGATCGCCCGCATCGTCACACCGTATGACATCACCGGAGGCGGCGGTCCGGGCACATGCACCTGGGAGATCAATGTCTCGCCGTACAAGACCCTTCTCACGGGAGAAGTCACGCTCCGGAACTACATCGAAAGCTGGATCGGAGGAACGCGCGGGTGGCTTGCCACGCTGGACTTTGCGTTCATTGAAGGGGAACGCGAATACGAACCCTACCGTGTGGCCAACCTGTGGCAGGCGGGGCACGCCACCTACGGCGACCCGGACAACCCCGTGGATGCGGCCTTCCAGCCCATGACCATCCCCACCGATCCCGCCACCGCGAAGATCAAGGTGCGCGTGCTCGCAAGCGGACACGGACAGGGCAACACGGACAACTGCGCGGAGTTCTGCCGGAAAGAGCACTCTCTGATTGCGGGCGGCGACACCTACTCGCACAACCTCTGGCGTACGGACTGCTCGGTGAATCCGTGCAGCCCGCAGGGAGGCACCTGGACTTTCGCCCGCGCGGGATGGTGCCCGGGAGCGGATGTGAAGCCGTGGAATGTGGACATCACGTCTTCCTTCACCCCCGGCCAGCCGATCACGCTGGACTATGACATCGAGCCGTATGAGAACTTCTGCAGACCGTCGAATCCGGATTGCGTCAGCGGTTCCACCTGCGCCGACTGCGACTACAACTACACCGGGCACACGCAACCGCACTACACCATCCGCGCGCAGGCCATTCTCTATTACCTCCGAACCTCGGTCACCGGAGCGGGAGAGCAGGGGAACGCCGAAACGGCGTCCGGACGCTCCATGAATGTGAACGCATCTCCCAACCCCTTCTCAGGTTCCACCACGCTGACCGGTACCGTGAGCCGACCGGGCCGCGTCCGCGTGACCATCCACGACGCGTCGGGAAGGCTCGTCCGGGCGATGTCCCGCTTCCAGGCCGTACCCGGCACCCTGGCGGTTCCATGGGACGGCCGCGACACGGAGGGGACACCCGTGGCCGCGGGGACTTACTTCGCGCGGATGATCGCCGACGGCACCGGGTCGGTGGCGAAGGTGGTCGTGATTCGGTAA
- a CDS encoding sulfatase-like hydrolase/transferase, which produces MTSARAVLLAALPAALLAAGCTGGKEPPVATDAPQVILITLDTFRADHMGCAGSPTVRTPRLDQLARRGTQWSGAVTPIPLTTPSHASILSGAHPRDHGLVANRMRLRPSVATIPSVLGARGLNSAAVVSSPIVLGRELGLDRGFAKYRIIPEQYRLAPGQGVWTTNAALELLSGNPDFLWVHYFDAHLPYTPPAPMGLLYGVPGPYGSGEDLHEAQTRFREGPEPAREEVQAMTARYAAEVTFLDACVGTVVRAAPGATILLTADHGEGLFDHDRYFGHDIHLYEPSLRVPLLAAGAGVDAGRLVQTGVATTDVAPTILAMFGMDAPSGMTGRDLLRDPPGEGDAPPLFAETHPLPEKGRPLYALRTEKHKVVWEPRAGRWRYYDLVADPAEQTDLSEERSQYLEMLESDLRRDLTSRPPLGARPIRAESAEEEANVRDALRSLGYVN; this is translated from the coding sequence ATGACAAGCGCGCGTGCCGTCCTTCTCGCCGCACTCCCGGCTGCGCTCCTCGCGGCCGGATGCACCGGCGGCAAAGAGCCACCCGTGGCGACGGACGCGCCACAGGTCATACTGATCACGCTCGACACATTCCGTGCGGACCACATGGGATGCGCCGGGAGCCCCACGGTGCGCACGCCCCGGCTGGACCAACTGGCGCGACGCGGCACGCAGTGGAGCGGGGCCGTCACCCCCATCCCGCTGACGACGCCCTCGCACGCGTCGATCCTGAGCGGCGCCCACCCGCGCGACCACGGACTGGTCGCCAACCGGATGCGCCTCAGGCCCTCCGTCGCGACGATCCCTTCGGTGCTCGGCGCGCGGGGCCTGAACTCCGCCGCGGTCGTGTCCAGCCCGATCGTTCTGGGCCGTGAACTCGGCCTCGACCGGGGCTTTGCGAAGTACCGGATCATCCCGGAGCAGTACCGCCTGGCCCCCGGGCAGGGCGTCTGGACCACAAACGCCGCGCTGGAACTCCTGTCCGGGAATCCGGACTTCCTGTGGGTCCACTACTTCGACGCCCACCTGCCCTATACACCGCCCGCGCCGATGGGACTCCTGTACGGCGTGCCGGGGCCGTACGGATCGGGCGAGGACCTTCACGAAGCCCAGACGCGCTTTCGGGAAGGCCCCGAACCCGCGCGCGAAGAGGTACAAGCCATGACCGCGCGCTATGCGGCGGAGGTGACCTTCCTCGATGCCTGCGTCGGGACGGTGGTGCGGGCCGCTCCCGGCGCCACCATCCTTCTGACCGCGGACCACGGCGAAGGGCTCTTCGATCACGATCGCTACTTCGGACACGACATCCACCTCTATGAACCTTCCCTGCGCGTGCCCCTTCTCGCGGCCGGAGCCGGAGTCGATGCGGGGCGCCTTGTGCAGACGGGAGTTGCCACGACCGATGTCGCGCCGACGATCCTGGCGATGTTCGGGATGGACGCCCCTTCCGGCATGACCGGGCGGGACCTCCTGCGTGACCCCCCCGGCGAGGGCGACGCACCGCCGCTCTTCGCGGAGACGCACCCTCTTCCGGAGAAGGGCAGGCCGCTCTACGCGCTTCGCACGGAGAAGCACAAGGTCGTCTGGGAGCCGAGAGCGGGCCGGTGGCGCTACTACGATCTCGTCGCCGACCCGGCGGAGCAGACCGACCTGAGCGAGGAGCGGTCACAGTATCTGGAGATGCTGGAGTCCGACCTGCGACGGGATCTCACCAGCCGCCCACCGCTGGGCGCCCGGCCGATCCGCGCGGAATCCGCCGAAGAGGAGGCGAATGTGCGCGACGCGCTCCGGAGCCTGGGGTACGTGAATTGA
- a CDS encoding cytochrome c3 family protein, which yields MKADSMMTRFGAAFLVALFALLPAGWAAAEIPAEDRCSVCHAEEEDGEVDVGQFHAVDVHARAGLSCVDCHGGDSTTDDEDAAMDEDAGFVGAPGALDTPEFCGRCHADPEYMRTFNPAIPVDQLSQYLSSGHGLRNREGDPRVATCADCHGVHEMRAPSEPKSRVHPQRIASTCGECHSDAKLMDRYALPADQVELYEGSVHGRLVVEGKDLSAPTCNDCHGDHGALPPNVASIHAICGNCHVFNRDLYASSVKRSIFEDIEEHGCVTCHGNHGVQTTGDFCIGLAEGAFCVECHEDDGSDESEKILSMRALLDTLNHAVEETHGLIEEAEQKGMYVTDLEFLWNDVRQKQFHARTGIHMFDPDSLGVLVSDGLALADSVRAGGTESLEEFRFRRKGLLIATLLITVLGISLSFRIRSLDE from the coding sequence ATGAAAGCAGATTCCATGATGACCCGATTCGGCGCGGCGTTTCTCGTGGCGCTCTTCGCGCTGCTTCCGGCTGGTTGGGCTGCCGCGGAGATTCCCGCGGAAGACCGGTGCTCGGTGTGCCATGCGGAAGAAGAGGACGGCGAAGTGGATGTCGGCCAGTTCCATGCGGTGGATGTGCACGCGCGGGCCGGACTCTCGTGCGTGGACTGCCACGGTGGAGACTCCACCACGGACGACGAAGACGCCGCCATGGACGAAGACGCCGGGTTTGTCGGGGCGCCCGGAGCGCTGGATACGCCGGAGTTTTGCGGCAGGTGTCATGCGGACCCGGAGTACATGCGCACCTTCAATCCCGCGATTCCCGTGGACCAGCTTTCGCAGTACCTGTCGAGCGGCCACGGCTTGCGGAACCGGGAGGGGGATCCGCGTGTGGCGACCTGCGCGGACTGTCACGGCGTCCATGAGATGCGTGCGCCTTCGGAGCCCAAGTCGCGGGTGCATCCGCAGAGGATTGCGTCGACCTGTGGAGAGTGCCACTCGGACGCGAAGCTGATGGATCGCTACGCCCTGCCGGCGGATCAGGTGGAACTCTACGAAGGCAGCGTTCACGGGAGACTGGTCGTGGAGGGCAAGGATCTCTCTGCGCCGACCTGCAACGACTGCCACGGAGACCACGGAGCGTTGCCTCCGAATGTGGCCTCCATCCACGCGATCTGCGGCAACTGCCATGTCTTCAATCGGGATCTCTACGCCAGCAGCGTGAAGCGCTCCATCTTCGAGGACATCGAGGAGCACGGGTGCGTCACCTGCCACGGCAATCACGGAGTTCAGACGACCGGGGACTTCTGCATCGGGCTTGCCGAAGGCGCCTTCTGCGTGGAGTGCCATGAGGATGACGGTTCGGACGAGTCGGAGAAGATCCTCTCCATGCGCGCCCTTCTGGACACTCTGAATCACGCGGTGGAAGAAACGCACGGGCTGATCGAGGAGGCGGAACAGAAGGGAATGTATGTCACGGACCTGGAGTTCCTCTGGAACGATGTCCGGCAGAAGCAATTCCACGCGCGGACCGGGATCCACATGTTCGATCCGGATTCGCTGGGCGTGCTCGTCTCCGACGGCCTGGCGCTGGCCGACAGCGTTCGTGCCGGGGGTACGGAGTCGCTGGAGGAGTTCCGATTCCGTCGGAAGGGACTTCTGATCGCAACGCTTCTCATCACGGTGCTGGGAATCTCCCTCTCCTTCCGGATTCGCTCACTGGACGAATAG
- a CDS encoding sulfatase-like hydrolase/transferase, translating into MWRAHLAPLAAAAVVTLSGCGGRADDGRIFLLVTVDTLRADHLGEWGYPRGTTPVLDRLAAGSVVFAECASVSSWTMPAMGTIATGLRPAEHGLVYWHLPLADVPATLAEVLEDAGIATAFFGNPIPRLRGLQRGFGRWETRDGDDLTACRDAARWLQENRDRDRFLWVHLLAPHAPYDPLPQTVPPRGGHGMTDLYDGEIRTADLFLKELLRAAGPEAAVLVTADHGESLEERREFRYDHGRFLYEELLRIPLILRLPGEAAALRRDRVSLADVAPTICDWFGTAPPGGSFGKSLLAGTREPDRVSFASVVEDDPPRHRDTRWSVRAGRWKSVFNETRGTVRLFDLDADPMETADLSAANPSETERARALLDEWIHRAPMPDIPFERRFSREELDRLKSLGYLGGSP; encoded by the coding sequence GTGTGGCGGGCGCACCTCGCGCCACTTGCCGCGGCGGCGGTGGTGACGCTGTCCGGATGCGGCGGTCGCGCGGACGACGGGCGCATCTTCCTTCTGGTGACTGTGGACACGCTCCGCGCCGATCATCTGGGAGAGTGGGGGTACCCGCGCGGCACGACGCCCGTTCTCGATCGACTGGCCGCCGGGTCGGTGGTCTTCGCTGAGTGCGCGTCCGTATCCTCGTGGACCATGCCCGCAATGGGCACGATCGCGACGGGACTGCGCCCTGCCGAGCACGGCCTGGTGTACTGGCACCTCCCGCTGGCCGATGTCCCTGCGACGCTGGCGGAGGTTCTGGAAGATGCCGGCATCGCCACGGCCTTCTTCGGCAATCCCATCCCGAGGCTCCGCGGGCTCCAGCGCGGCTTCGGAAGATGGGAGACTCGCGACGGCGACGACCTCACCGCCTGCCGGGACGCCGCGCGCTGGCTTCAAGAGAACCGGGACCGCGATCGCTTCCTGTGGGTGCATCTGCTTGCGCCGCACGCCCCGTATGATCCACTCCCGCAGACCGTCCCTCCGCGCGGCGGCCACGGCATGACGGACCTCTACGACGGCGAGATTCGAACCGCCGACCTCTTTCTGAAGGAACTCCTGCGCGCGGCGGGCCCGGAAGCGGCGGTGCTCGTGACCGCGGATCACGGAGAGTCGCTGGAGGAGCGACGCGAATTCCGATACGACCACGGACGGTTCCTCTACGAAGAACTCCTGCGCATTCCCCTGATCCTCCGCCTGCCCGGGGAGGCCGCGGCTCTTCGGCGGGATCGAGTCTCGCTGGCGGATGTTGCGCCGACCATCTGTGATTGGTTCGGCACCGCGCCGCCGGGCGGCTCCTTCGGAAAGTCATTGCTCGCGGGCACGCGTGAGCCGGACCGGGTGTCGTTCGCCTCGGTCGTGGAGGATGACCCCCCGCGACATCGCGACACGCGCTGGTCCGTTCGCGCGGGCCGATGGAAGTCGGTCTTCAACGAAACGCGCGGCACGGTCCGCCTCTTCGATCTGGACGCCGACCCGATGGAGACCGCCGACCTTTCCGCTGCCAATCCTTCGGAGACCGAGCGGGCCAGAGCTCTCCTCGACGAATGGATCCACCGCGCGCCCATGCCCGACATCCCGTTTGAGCGGCGCTTCTCCCGCGAAGAGCTCGACCGCCTGAAAAGCCTGGGTTATCTGGGCGGCTCCCCGTAG